In a genomic window of Diabrotica undecimpunctata isolate CICGRU chromosome 2, icDiaUnde3, whole genome shotgun sequence:
- the LOC140434278 gene encoding zinc finger HIT domain-containing protein 3 encodes MNKICEICQKEARYKCPICLIFYCSVPCCKKHRENKCNVLQRDEETEEANLIVKRRKIETVTEDTVADDKLKLLATNEELNNLLANSHLRNLLVTIDQAESADEVMQKAMQEPIFVEFADACLKVVENKTTEENT; translated from the exons ATGAATAAAAtttgtgaaatttgccaaaaagaaGCACGTTATAAATGCccaatttgtttaatatttta ttGTTCAGTTCCTTGCTGTAAAAAACACAGAGAAAACAAATGCAATGTTCTTCAGCGTGACGAAGAAACTGAAGAAGCTAACTTGATTGTGAAGAGAAGAAAAATTGAAACTGTAACAGAAGATACAGTAGCTGATGATAAATTGAAACTATTAG CCACTAATGAGGAATTGAACAATCTATTAGCAAATAGTCACCTCAGAAATCTCCTAGTAACCATAGATCAAGCCGAAAGCGCAGACGAAGTTATGCAGAAAGCCATGCAGGAACCAATTTTTGTAGAATTCGCTGATGCCTGTCTTAAAGTCGTTGAAAACAAAACCACCGAGGAAAATACTTAA